In Cyanobacteriota bacterium, the genomic window TCCAGCCGTCACAGCGTAGGTATAGCCTACGGCATCTGCTTCGTACTCTTGGCTGTGGTTTTGGGCGATCGCCTCTTGCAGAAACTGCCTTTCCTTCTCCGCATAAATCTGTTGTACGCGCTGCTGGAGTTGCCGCTGTTGGTCAGCACTAGAACTGCGCATAATATCGTTGAGTGTGCCCCCAATAGTTCCACTCTGAGTTCCAAACACACCACCCAGAATGGTACCCAAGATGGCATTGTTTTGTTGTTGCTCTTGTGCTGCGTTCACTTCTGCAACGACGGCAGCTTCTGCCTCTGCCTGTAGCTGAGCGCGACGAGTTTTTAGGTTAGCCTCCCCAAAGGCGATGTGGTTCTTGGTGTGGTGAGCCATTTCATGGCCAATAATACAAGCTAGTGCATCGTAGTCGCCATGTAACTGATCCAGTAGCCCGTTGTAAAAGGTTAAGACGTTAAGTTCAGAAGCAGTAGCATTGAATACATCTAATGGCACAATCCGAATGCGCCAAGGACTCTCGTCTAAACCGTTAGCTC contains:
- a CDS encoding M48 family metalloprotease translates to MKSFISSTVMALVPLGALWPPGNISQASQAVQSQQANSQLPERMLLANAADDRFYQQAKKELREDWYVIYRIVDKMARANGLDESPWRIRIVPLDVFNATASELNVLTFYNGLLDQLHGDYDALACIIGHEMAHHTKNHIAFGEANLKTRRAQLQAEAEAAVVAEVNAAQEQQQNNAILGTILGGVFGTQSGTIGGTLNDIMRSSSADQQRQLQQRVQQIYAEKERQFLQEAIAQNHSQEYEADAVGYTYAVTAGFKPEGCQRAMNVMNRLSGSQSPSLTHPSTPDRMARLQALRQQTPPAALAQQGRAQLARSPRPLRYGISRDRVSLRVESRFGSQNIDDRLR